The DNA sequence aggcaggttaccttagtgttcttgggcacagggactgtggTGGACTTCtggaaacatgttggtattacagactcagacagggagaggttgaaaatgtcagtgaagacacttgccagttggtcagcgcatgctcggagtacacgtcctggtaatccttctcgcgctgcggccttgtgaatgttgacctgtttaaaggtcttactcacatcggctacggagagcatgatcacaaaGTCCCGAACatgctgatgctctcatgcatgtttcagtgttacttgcctcgaagcgagcataataggcacttagctcgtctggtaggctcgtgtcactgggcagctcgcggatgtgcttccctttgtagtctttaatagtttgcaagccctgccacatccaacgagggtcggagccagtgtagtacgattcgatttTAAATCCCTGACCCTGATTTTTCCATCTTTTATCAATGGGCAGATTTTGAACAGAATTGGTCAAACTGTTTAaacacattttaaagtgaaaatgaAGCTAACAAACAATTTATTTACCAATTGATTATTTGAAAAGTCGACAATATCAATCTTAATATCAAGATTTGACAATAATCTTTTAAAAATGACTTGTTGCTACATCTTTTATTTTCAACAGCAAATTTCATCTGCCCAAAAATAGGCCATTGTGGTCTATGCCAGAATTAACTGGAACTGGAATTACATTCATAAATCCAGCAAACTAATCCAGTTAGCGTGCTGGTAGTAGCCTCATTTGAGTTTGGAGCGACACCTTCTGGTATGAAGTAGAGTTGCAGCCCTTGCAGCCCGCCCCTCTCATGAAATACGGTCCATCAAGAATCTGACTGATTCCTAACCTATGGTATCTGGTGTGAACGATAGGGTGTGATGATGGGAAAGAGTGGGGTGTGTTGATGGAAAGAGTGTGGTGTGATTAGTGTTCCTGATATTCTCATTTTGCTTCCAGGTACGATTTCCTTCTGCTCATTGCTAATTAACCAAACtctaaatatatttttgtttcatgatttttaatagaaCTTTAATGCAGGACAGAacactttttttttacatatcacATACAAATCAGTATCATAGCACTGGGAGTACACATTTTTGGAATGCTAATGCATCATAAAAAACAAAGACTTCTCTTTATTAAGCTACTGTACATATTGTGGATTCGCCTGAATTGAGAAAGTAACTGCATGAGCGGCAACAGTAAATATATTAGGTCTCAGAATGTGAAGACAGGCTAATTTGCTCGGCCACTTGTGCATCATCAGTGTTGGAGAGCTGTGACAATGTCAGGGAGCCAGCCTCGTTTCTCCTCCTTAGGCAAATGGAAATGCAGATTGTAATGATTATGGACACCATTACCAGTGCAGCTGGCAGGATAGACAGATATACTCTGTCTGCTCCAGACTCAGGTACCCAGCTGACCTCCAGCTTGTTGTCCAGACTGAGATGGGAGGCAGTGCAGGTGtagttgtgtgtctctctcagttCCTCTGTACTGACCTCCAGAGTCTTCCTCAGCTGGTACGTGCCGTCTCCATTGGGAAGCAGCTGCCCCCCAGTCAGCTCCTGTTCTGCTATTGGCTGGCCGTCTCTCAGCAGGGTCAGGTTGATGTGGCGGGGGTAGAAACCAAACGCCAGGCAGCTCATCTGCTGGACCCCTCCAGACATGGCTTTCTGTATGAGCCTGACTCTGGGACGCACTTTACGCATTATAAATGTCTTCTCTTTCTCCAGGTACATTTTTAATGTTTCCATGCAAATTGTCAGGTAAATAGTCCGATAAAGGCCTTTTACATATGTTTGATGCACCTCACTCCATGGCGACAGCAGATTTCCAGAATTGTATGAATAATGTGTCATGTTGTAATATATTGTTAAATCTGCATAAATTCCATTGAAAATGTCCCTAGATACGATAAGTGCCGGTTCGCCATTGTCCGACATCTCACACCCAGCCAGCCTCTGTTGAACATGAATACCTTCTGTGGAATTGAAGCGCTTCAGCTCGGACGATCTCTCTTTCAAGCTGAGCGACATGGCTCCAAATATATAAGCTGCTTGATAAGTTTCTTCAACCACTGTTTCCTCTGAGGCATTATATCCCTTGTGGATATAGTGTTTAATGTTGGAGTCAAAGTAACCAACTTGAATATCATCTAGCATCAACACAACGGTAAACTCAGGGAAAGGTGTCTCTCCTGAGATATATGTTACAAATGCCCACAGAGAATGGGATCCTGAACCTGAGAGAGGGTGAAAACAAGATCAGTGAATATTTTCACAATGGTTATGTCTGAAAAGCCTGTAGTATAGCCCATAGTCTACCGTATATAGGCTGTACTACAAGAAAGTCCTATTTATCTTGATGTTCCTAAGAGTTTTGACTCGTGACTTTGACACTGTCCTTTCCCTTCCTATAGGGTGCTGTTATTTGTGTTATAAATATTGATCCTAGTAGCAGATTTATAACAGATGTAATTATTTATGTTGTAAATATTGATCGTAGTAGCAGATTTATAACATATTTAATTATTTATGTTATAAATATTGATCCTAGTAGCAGATTTATAATTAAATCTGATAAATGACAGTAAAAAATCCATCTTACCTGCGTTTACAATGGTGTAAAACAAAAGAACTAACAAAAAGACACACAGTTTGCCCATGGTTGTCACTACTTTTCCAGTACCCTCGTGTGCTTCTAGGCTCTCAAATAAACCTTGCACACTTTCACTTTCTTGGTGAATGCCTATGATGACCTTTGAACAGTCTGCAATGTAAAAAAGGGATTTCAAAGATAGATGCATGTCTGCTGTTTATGGCTGTTTACTGTGCCAAGCTATTATTTTGCTCAAATCAGGATGCTGTCTCATTTAGCAAAAACTCTCCTGTCTCAGCCAAGATGGCGCCAACAGACACGGTCGCCCTGTTGCTAGCTCCtagccaactttgcagtattttatataatatcaaatcaaatgttgtttgtcacatgcaccgaatacaacaggtgtgacccttaccgtgaaatgtttacttacaagccattaaccaacaatgcagttttaagaaaatagagttaagaaaatatttgctaaataaactaaagtaaaaaaaagtaacacaataaaataacaataacgaggctacatACTGAATaatcctgaatttaaaatggattaaagtgagaatttttgtcactggcctacacacaatacccaataatgtcaatgtggaataatgtttttagaaatgtaaaaaaaaaaaattacaaatgaaaagctgaaatgtcgagTCAATAAGgtttcaaaccctttgttatggaaagcctaaataacTTTAGGAGTAAAaagttgcttaacaagtcacataataagtagcacggactcactctgtgtccaataatagtgtttaacatgaattTTTGGTGACTACTCCATTTccttaccccacacatacaattatctgtaaggtccctcagttgaacagtgaatttcaaacagatattCAACcccaaagaccagggatgttatccaatgcctcgcaatgaagggcacctattggtagatggggggaaaaaacagacattgaatatccctttgagcatggtgaagttattaattacactttggatggtgtatcaatacacccagtcaccacaaagatataggcgtccttcctaactcagttgtcggagaggaaggaaattgctcagggatttcaccatgaggccaatggtgactttaaaacagttacatagtttaatggctgtgacaagggaaaactgaggatggatcaacaacattgtagttactccacaatactaacttacatgacagagtgaaaagaaggaagcctgtacagaataaaaatattccaaagcatgcatcctgtatacaataaggcactaaagtaatacagcaaaaaaatgtggcaaataaatacaaagtgttatgtttggggcaaatccaacacacacatcaatgagtaccactcttcatgttttcaagcatggtggtggctgcatcatactacgggtatgcttgtcatcggcaaggactatggagtttttttaggataaaaataaacagaatagagctaagcacaggcaaaatcgtagcggaaatcctggttcagtctgctttccaacagacactgggagacaaattcacctttcagcaggccaATAACTTAAAACAGAAGgtcaaatattcactggagttgcttaccaagacgacattgaatgttcctgagtggcctagttacaattttgacttaaatcgacttgaaaatctatggcaagacttgaaaatggctgtcttgcaatgatcaacaactatcttgacagagcttgaagaaggGCTGAATCCTACAGGAACTAAGGGCTGACTCCTAGAGGAACTAAGGGCTGAATAATATAGGAACTAAGGGCTGTATCATATAGGAACTAAGGGCTGAATCCTATAGGAACTAAGGGCTGAATCCTATAGGAACTAAGGGATTGTCACGGATtttgccgaggctgcccctcctccttgctcgggcaggcttcggcgttcgtcatcaccggaatactagctgctgccgatctatgttctatgtttctatgttctacctgttgtctgattgtgacacacctgtttcccatcatgtattactccttccctatttaacccggtggctcccattgtgttttgtgcgtgtttgtttttcatttcatgtgtcgttggtgagcgggtttgttcctccctgtgtggaggtattttgtattggtttctttacttattcagtaaagtacgtgtcctgcgcctgacttcgatccaccgcattacactgacactcgtgacagaaaCATGCACCAaagatggagtcagcaggtacagccagtcagtccggatcgatggaggaacgcgtGCAACGACAGGAgagcatgatccaggctctcggcaccgctatgGAGAGGGTGGTGAATGCTATGggccgatgggagagaggtggctttCCTACACATCCTTCAACCACTCAACCACCCATACCACTGTCCACCCCTTtgccacctgggtccagtgggattcggctctcgctcctgagggcatgtgacggtacaccagccgggtgtcagggtttccttctccaggtagagctctacctggcaaccattcacccggcgccctcggaatacgagagcgtgtccgccctcatctcctgtctgtcggggaaggcactcgagtgggccaacgccgagtggggaggattTGACGCTACATctgtccgctacgaggatttcacccgggcggtattcgatcatccaccggaggggagagcggcgggcgagcgtctgttccacctaagacaggagaggattcaggattttgcgctggagttcaggactctggcagccagcgcaggatggaatgagagggccctgatcgaccactatcgttgcagcctaagggaggacgtttggcgggaactggcctgcagggataccaacctCAACCTGTACTAACTGGTggagatgtccatcaggctggataaccagTTGGAGACCCGCGGACGATCTGATCAGGGCCCATTCATTCCAtctcccagcacctccgaccctacccccatggagctcagACGTTCACACGTCACACtcttctggtcatcctggtatcggtcggacagtgcattgtcttagtgggaagtactggtggcccaccttagctaaggacgtgagggtttatgtttcgtcttgctcggtgtgcgcccagtgtaaggctcctagacacctgcccagagggaaattgcaacccctacccgttccacaacgaccttggtcccacctatcggtggacttcgtgacggatcttcccccctcacaagggaacaccacgatcctggtcgttgtggatcggttttctaagtcctgctgcctcattcctctgcccggtctccctacggccctacagactgctaaggccctatttacccacgtcttccggcacaatggggtacctgaggatatagtgtctgatcggggttcccagttcacctcgagagtctggagggcgttcatggaacgtctgggagtctcggtcaaccttacctcagggtttcaccccgaaagtaacgggcaggtagagagagtcaaccaggaggtgggtaggtttctgaggtcgtattgccaggaccgacggggggagtggtcggttttcctcccctgggcagagatggccaagaactcactccgccactcctccactaaccttactccattccagtgtgtattaggttatcagccggttctggcacctttgcatcagagccagatcaaggcacctgcggtggatgaatggtttcggcgctcgcaggagacctggaacgctgcccatgtgcgcctaCAACGGGCCAtcgggcggcaaaaggcgagcctcaccgccaccgcagtgaggctccggagtatgcaccgggggaccgggtctggctctcgacccgaaacctgccccttcgcctgccctgccggaagctgggtcagcggtttgtggggccattcaaagtcctgaggagattgaacgaggtatgttataggttacagcttcctcctgattatcgtattaaccccttgttccatgtgtctctcctcaggccggtggtagctggtccactccaggagtctgagatacgggaggttcctccgcccccactggacatcgagggggcaccggcgtactcggtccgttccatcttggattcgaggcgtcgggtgggaggcctgcagtatctcgtggagtgggaggggtacggtctgaaggaacggtgctgggtcatcctcgatccctccatgttgagggatttccaccacaGTGGTGGGTTACGCccatgcattgattaccgtggtcttaatcagatcaccgtcaagtacagctatccattacctctgatagCTTGGTAATGGATAGCTGGGGGGGGGTTTCACGGATTCTGCCgaagctgcccctcctccttgctcgggcaggctttggcgttcgtcgtcaccggaatactagctgctgccgatctatgttctacctgttgtctgattgtctcacacctgtttcccattctgtgattactccttccctatttaacccggtggctcccattgtgttttgtgcgtgtttgtttttcgtttcgtgtgtcgttggtgagcgggtttgttcctccctgtgtggaggtattttgtattggtttctttacttattcagtaaagtacgtttcatagacttctgtgtcctgcgcctgacttcgatccaccgcattacactgacactcgtgacagggCTGAATCCTATAGGAACTAAGGGCTGAATAATATAGGAACTAAGGGCTGAATAATATAGGAACTAAGGGCTGAATATTATAGGAACTAAGGGCTGAATAATGTAGGAACTAAGGGCTGAATAATGTAGGAACTAAGGGCTGAATAATATGGGAACTAAgggcttgtcacgccctggctctgggactctgttatgttgagccagggtgtgtggtttctatgtgttttgtgtgctagggtgattatctagttcatttgtttctatgttggccggtgtggttctcaatcagaggcaacgtgtatcagctgttacttgttgggaaccatacttaggcagcctgttttccacagtgtgttgtgggatcttgttccgtgtatggtttgtgtctgttaataaggacttcacgtatcgttttgttcgtTGTGGTgaattaataaataagtatgttcactcatcacgctgcgcattggtccacttcctccagcgatcgtgacagaagatcccaccataactggaccaagcagcgtgtccaggagccaacgccagagagggctctaaaggatatcaacctcgactgggtcaagccacgggaggaggagagaggctggacttgggagcagaggagcgagagtctggcgagagccatggaggcctggcccacggggaggagagacgcccagaaaaattttagggggggggctgaCGCCGTgaacgacggggcagcaggaggccgggatagagtggttcagcgggttggcaaaggaggccgccaggttacgggagtcactggtcaccagggggaaggagaatgtagaggcacggcgagaggtactggggtgtgttgccagtccggtccggcccgttcctgatccccgcgtagggccagtggtgtgtgtccccagtacggtccggcttgttcctgtccctcgcaccgagcctgaaTAATGTAGGAACTAAGGGCTGAATAATGTAGGAACTAAGGGCTGAATCCTACAGGAACTAAGGGCTGAATCCTACAAGAACTAAGGGCTGAATCCTACAGGAACTAAGGGCTGAATAATATAGGAAGTAAGGGCTGAATCCCAATCTGAGAAACATAATTCATACTTTAGCTCAAATGTTCTATTAACATCAATGTATGATTTATGTGCTGGTTTGggttaatccttaagagtctattgacatcaatgcatgatttaTGTGCTGGGTTAGTTTAAAGGGCTTGTGCCTGATGCTTGGAAAACATTtgttctgtgcatgtgtgtgtgttcctttccGCTGTATTGGGGTTCCTTATAGGAAGAGTAGGACCCCCTGTCAGATATGTGTGTGTCCAACACTGAAGGTCATAGctgcaggtgtgtttgtgtgtttgtgtgtgggagtgggtgtgggtgtgtatgcatgaatgtgtgtgtgtgtgtatgtgggtgtgtgtgtgtcacagcccAGCACTTCTATCCTAAGAGTGATGGAGCTCTTCCAGCTCTGAGGGATGACTCTGATGAAGCGAGAGAAGATGGGAGGATAGATGTAGTTCTTCACATGGCCACTGTTATCCGTGTTGCCAGGGAACATCTGCAGGGACAG is a window from the Coregonus clupeaformis isolate EN_2021a chromosome 23, ASM2061545v1, whole genome shotgun sequence genome containing:
- the LOC121536192 gene encoding patr class I histocompatibility antigen, A-5 alpha chain-like, producing MGKLCVFLLVLLFYTIVNAGSGSHSLWAFVTYISGETPFPEFTVVLMLDDIQVGYFDSNIKHYIHKGYNASEETVVEETYQAAYIFGAMSLSLKERSSELKRFNSTEGIHVQQRLAGCEMSDNGEPALIVSRDIFNGIYADLTIYYNMTHYSYNSGNLLSPWSEVHQTYVKGLYRTIYLTICMETLKMYLEKEKTFIMRKVRPRVRLIQKAMSGGVQQMSCLAFGFYPRHINLTLLRDGQPIAEQELTGGQLLPNGDGTYQLRKTLEVSTEELRETHNYTCTASHLSLDNKLEVSWVPESGADRVYLSILPAALVMVSIIITICISICLRRRNEAGSLTLSQLSNTDDAQVAEQISLSSHSET